GGCCATCCCGAATCCGGAGGAATCCGGCCGCCTGCTCGTAGGCCTTCGGTCCGAGACGGCGGACTTTTTTCAGTGCCTCCCGGGAACGGAAGGGACCACCATCATCGCGGTGCTTTACAATATTTTCAGCCAGGGATGGTCCCAGTCCCGAGACATAGGAAAGCAGTTGCGCGCTGGCGGTATTGACCTCAACACCGACCGCGTTGACACAACTGATGACGACATCATCAAGACACTTCTTCAGCTCCGCCTGGTCCACATCATGCTGATACTGACCGACACCAATGGCTTTCGGCTCTATCTTAACCAGTTCCGCCAGGGGGTCCATGAGGCGGCGTCCAATCGATACAGCGCCGCGAACCGTGATGTCGTGATCCGGAAACTCTTCACGAGCGATCTTGGATGCTGAATAAACGGAAGCACCGCTTTCATTGACCATGACGATTTGAATCTCTTCGGGAAGCCCTATCGATTTCAGGAACGCCTCTGTTTCCCGTCCACCGGTTCCATTACCGACAGCAATTGCTTCAATCTGAAATTGACTGCATAATCGCCAGATTGTTTTCGCTGAATCCGGGCGATTTTTTTCAGATAACAGGGGGTAGATTACGTCGAAATGAAGGAACTTCCCCTGTCGATCCAGACAGACAAGCTTACAGCCGGTCCTTAATCCGGGATCGATGGACAGGACAGACTTCTGGCCCAAGGGGGGGGCAAGGAGAAGCTGGCGGAGATTATCGGCAAAAACTCTGATGGCCTCTTCATCGGCTCTTTTCTTGATGGCAAGCCGAACTTCCGTTTCCATGGAGCCGGACAGAAGGCGCTTGTAACTGTCATGAACAGCCAGTTTAACCTGACCTGCAGATGCGGTTGTTCCTCTGACAAAGAGATTTTCCAGGATGGCCAGGGCTGTTTCTTCGGGCGGTAAGATACGAAGGGCCAGAAATTCCTCCTGCTCTCCCCGGCGCATGGCTAGAATCCGGTGAGACCGGGCTGACGCGACAGGTTCTCCCCAGTCATAGTAATCCTTGTATTTAATCCCGCCGGCTTCTTTCCCCGGAAGCACATGCGACCGGATGGTACTTTTCTTAAAAAACAGATCCCGAAGCCGTGCTCTGGCATCCTGATCTTCATTGACCCATTCGGCAATGATGTCACGTGCCCCGGTAAGGGCCTCGTCCGCCGATGCGACACCTTTTTCCGCATCGATGCATGTCGCCGCCGCTGCGGCCAGGTCCATATCGTCCTGAACAAATATTTTTTCGGCCAGAGGTTCCAGCCCCTTTTCCCGGGCGATGGTTGCCCGCGTTCTTCGTTTCGGTCGGAAGGGTAGATAAAGATCTTCCAGAATTGCCAGGGTTTCTGCAGAAGTGATCTTTGCCTGAAGCTCATTGTTCAAGAGATTTCGTTCCAGCAGTGATTTAATGATGGCTTCACGCCGGCTTTCAAGCTCCTCCAGCTTTATCAGGCGGTCTCGAATGGCGGTGATTGCCACTTCATCGAGAGAACCGGTGATCTCCTTACGATAGCGGGCTATAAAGGGCACGGTCGCCGCTTCTTCAAGCAACTTGGCCGTCGCCTGGACCTGCACGGGTGTAATGCTGAGCTCTTCGGCAATCTTTGCATAGCGAAATTCGTTCATGATTCTCCTTGTGGGAATGGGGTCGGAATAATTAAAGCAAGCTACTTACAAATGTCAGGATACGCCGTTTTAGTCAATCCCCTTTGGCAGGATTTGATAATGACCACGAATTTCTCTTGTTTTCCTTCGAACCCAATGATTGACGGATTCCGGGGACTATGCAAGAGTATGAAACGACAATTCCAGCGGGCGTGTTGAGTGCCGTTTATCCCGGAAAGGATTGCCATAACCGCTATTGCGGAGAGATACGGGCTTTTTATGAAACCGATTGATATTCAAACCGTCTTAGTCTCTTCATGTAAGATGGCGGTAAATTAAGGATGGTAGAGCCGAAAGTTCATGTAACCGGTCATCAATCCAAAATATCGGGCTGTAGCTGTATTACAGCCTTGTTTTCCAAATTAAGGAGGTTTTTGGTGAGTATTTTTTCCGAAGATGAGGGGATGCATTATGAGGGCTATTGCATCCGGCCGCCCAGTGAAGCGGACAGCATTCTTCTGCAGGTAACCCTCGGTTGTTCTCATAACCGCTGCACCTTTTGCGGCTCATACGGCGACAAGCGCTTCAAGATAAAGGATGACGAGATCATCCTGAGCGACATCCTTTATGCAGGACGTTATATGTCCCACAGGAACCGTCTTTTTCTGATGGATGGCGATGCCCTGATTGTGCCCCAGAAGCGGTTGATGTGGATTCTGGAACAGATCGAGGAGCACCTGCCGCAGGTCAAGCAGGTCGGCGCCTATGCAAACGTCAAGAGCATCAAGAAGAAATCGAAGGAGGAACTGGAGGAGCTGCGCCGCCATAACCTCAGCATCCTTTATCTGGGGGTGGAAACCGGCGACGACGAGATCCGCGAGGCCATCCAAAAGGGTTCATCCGCTGCGACCTGCATTGAGATGGGACGGAAATTGAAGGAAGCCGGAATTAAAGTGTGGGTAACCGTGCTTCTGGGGATCGGGGGCCGAGAAAAATCGCTCCGGCACGCCCGGGCGACGGGTGAACTTCTCAGTGCCATGGACCCGGATTTTGTGGGGGCTTTGACCGTGATGCTCATTCCCGGAACTCCCCTTTATGAGGATTACGTGAACGGGAAATTTGAGCTTCCCGATCAGACCGGACTGCTGCGGGAATTGCGGGAGATGATCGCCCATACCAATCTGACGAGGGGATATTTTTTCTCGAATCACGCCTCCAACTATCTGCCGATCAAGGCAAAACTTCCCAGCGGCAAGCAGAAGGCCCTCGATTTGATCGATTCGGCCCTGCGGGGAGACGTCCGCCTGAAACCGGAATGGATGCGGGCGTTGTAACAATGCGCTGCCTTCATCTTCCTACAGGATAGGAAGAAATCGTATTGACAAAGTCGCAACTCTTGTCATCACCACCTTCTTTCGGCAGGCTGGATGTCAATAAAAATCCCGATAGCCCTCCTGCCTCGACGTAATCGAGCAGAACAGGCTTGACCCTTTCCAGAAGGTCTTTGTCTATTGCCAGGGCAACGCCCTGTTCAGTAAAAATCATGTCGTTTTCTTTTAGCTCATCCAGAGCCATGGCCAGAGAAGCCGGTCGTCAAGAGAATTTCTGCAAAAGGATTCTGACCGTGCCGGATACTTTCAGGTTGTTCAGAAATTCCTTCAACATCCCGGCCGCTTTTGGTGTGATTTCTATCATGGCTTTACTCCCGGAAAGGAGTTGATGGATTTAATCGAGGTAGTCTTTAAATGGTTGAAAC
This genomic interval from Syntrophus gentianae contains the following:
- a CDS encoding radical SAM protein, with the translated sequence MSIFSEDEGMHYEGYCIRPPSEADSILLQVTLGCSHNRCTFCGSYGDKRFKIKDDEIILSDILYAGRYMSHRNRLFLMDGDALIVPQKRLMWILEQIEEHLPQVKQVGAYANVKSIKKKSKEELEELRRHNLSILYLGVETGDDEIREAIQKGSSAATCIEMGRKLKEAGIKVWVTVLLGIGGREKSLRHARATGELLSAMDPDFVGALTVMLIPGTPLYEDYVNGKFELPDQTGLLRELREMIAHTNLTRGYFFSNHASNYLPIKAKLPSGKQKALDLIDSALRGDVRLKPEWMRAL
- a CDS encoding Tex family protein: MNEFRYAKIAEELSITPVQVQATAKLLEEAATVPFIARYRKEITGSLDEVAITAIRDRLIKLEELESRREAIIKSLLERNLLNNELQAKITSAETLAILEDLYLPFRPKRRTRATIAREKGLEPLAEKIFVQDDMDLAAAAATCIDAEKGVASADEALTGARDIIAEWVNEDQDARARLRDLFFKKSTIRSHVLPGKEAGGIKYKDYYDWGEPVASARSHRILAMRRGEQEEFLALRILPPEETALAILENLFVRGTTASAGQVKLAVHDSYKRLLSGSMETEVRLAIKKRADEEAIRVFADNLRQLLLAPPLGQKSVLSIDPGLRTGCKLVCLDRQGKFLHFDVIYPLLSEKNRPDSAKTIWRLCSQFQIEAIAVGNGTGGRETEAFLKSIGLPEEIQIVMVNESGASVYSASKIAREEFPDHDITVRGAVSIGRRLMDPLAELVKIEPKAIGVGQYQHDVDQAELKKCLDDVVISCVNAVGVEVNTASAQLLSYVSGLGPSLAENIVKHRDDGGPFRSREALKKVRRLGPKAYEQAAGFLRIRDGRNPLDASAVHPESYPIVEKMAHDQGCSVSDLIHDKAVRNRIELKHYVTDKIGLPTLTDIMAELAKPGRDPRQQLETVTFAEGIEKISDLIPGMKLPGVVTNITAFGAFVDVGVHQDGLVHLSELADTFVKSPGEVVKLNQRVEVTVLAVDLERNRISLSMKKFPAENTDKPGKSKESDQKARNDKNRMKRADAKPAREAQKPFNNPFADFLHQRKKNG